A stretch of DNA from Triticum dicoccoides isolate Atlit2015 ecotype Zavitan chromosome 2A, WEW_v2.0, whole genome shotgun sequence:
TACTCACGATTGGTCATGTCGTCCTTCAACTTTAGAATTAATTCTATTTTCTTTTCAAGGGTTATTATAGCAATTCACATTCCGTGCATAGCGTGGAGGCTATGGAGCAAACTCGAATCTTAGCGGGCACTATTAGGCCAGCTTCGGTTTTTTCTTCTCTTTTATCTCTACCTTTTTTCATGTTTTATTTTCCTTATTGCTTTTATATTTGTGTCCTTTAAAAATATTCACCAATATTTTTCTAAATGGGGAATATATTTTAATTCTTGCACATTTTTTCAAAATCATAAATATTTCATCAAAATCGTGAATATTTTCAAGTTACAAACATTTTAAACATTTGATTTAAAAACCACAAACATTTTAAAAATTATGATCAATTATAAAACGGTGAGTATTTTTtggaattcatgatttttttttaaaatttaagaacatttttaaaattcacaaatAATTTTAAAATTCACAATTAATTCCGTTTCAAGCTTTTTTAATTCTCGAGGTTAAGTTTCTGGAATCACGCGCGTCCACGTGCGGCACAAACCACTCGCCGGCCCGTGGGCCCCGCACGCCCAGAGACGTCAGCGTCGACGTACCCACGCAGACACTCGCCTCACGGCTCACGGCTCACCCGCGTCGTGCAGCCACTCGCTCCGCCAACCACACCCCACGACACCGCAAAGCGCAGCGGGCCCCACCCCCCTCCAGGCTCCAGCGTCCACGCGGTCCACGCTCCCACCCAACAGAATAAAAACCGTCGGGCACGCGACGGACGGCCACCAGCGCCCCTTCCCCGAGCGCCGGCCTCCAACAAAAAAAACACACACCAGCCGACGCGTGCACGCAGACGGTCCAGACGCCAGACGCCAGGCTCCAGGCAGACGCGGATGGGCAGCCTCGCCGGCGGGGTCGGGGCCAGGCGGCCGCGGTTCCTGTGCCTGCACGGCTTCCGGACCAGCGGCGAGATCATGCGGAAGCAGGTGGTGGGGAAGTGGCCCGCCGAGGTCACGGCGCGCCTCGACCTCGTCTTCGCCGACGCGCCCTTCCCGGCCGAGGGCAAGTCCGACGTCCACGGCATCTTCGACCCGCCCTACTACGAGTGGTTCCAGTTCGACAAGGTCCGCCCGCCTCCCTCCACCTTCCCTTCCTCCCATGTCCCCATTGCCTCATCGATCTGTTCTTCCCAATCTCTCTCGTGCGTCCAAGTTCGGCCCCAGAATGTCGGCCCTGCGGATCTGAGTTTATTTTTTACCCCCGTTATATTCATGGAGCTTTTTTGCGCTTTGAAAACAGGGATTCACGGAGTACAGGAATTTCGACAAATGCCTGGCTTACATCGAGGAGCTCATGATCAAAGAAGGGCCCTTTGATGGACTAATGGGTTTCTCCCAGGTAACAAGACTGGGATCACCTCTTCCCTAAACATATTTGTTGTCACTAAATTGTCAATTAACGAGTGCAAATTGTCATGGTAATACCAGGGCTCGATTCTATCTGGCGCACTTCCGGGGCTCCAAGAACAAGTAAGCTGATGGATTATGATAGCCTTACCACATCAACTCCAGTTCGACTGTTCCACTAGTAGTTCTTCCTAAGATAGAGTATGCTGAATTGCTGCTGGAGCTGCAACTTTATTTAGCTCACCGTTCTGTGTTTTGGTGGCAGGGATTGGCCTTGACTAGAGTTCCTAAGATCAAGTACCTCATAATCATAGGCGGCGCCAAGTTCCGCTCACCCGCAATAGCCGATAAGGCCTACGCCAACATGATCAAAATCCCCTCGCTTCACTTCCTCGGTAGTACTTCCATATGTTCTTCACAGACCTGTTCTTTACAGTTGCCATGCTGGTTGGTTGTTGGCTAGCGTATCTTCCCAGCTGCTTCCTTGGCGGTGTGTGCGGATGGCTGTCTCCTTATCATATTTATTTTCCAGCCGGCATGTATACCTCATGTGCAGTTATGTTCCAGTGTTTATTATGTGATTAGGATATGTACTTAAAGTACTCACACCAACTGTGTGATTCTTTTGTATCATGCTTACAATTTTTTTTTCCAAAGGCTTTATGCATCCTAACGACAGTACTCATGAAAAAACCTCCAAGAGCTCGATATATTCTAATGATGGTGCACAGCATATTTTTAGGGGATAATTTACAGAGGAAGGATATACCATAGGATCATCCATGACATAGTTTACACTCTGAACAATCtatattgtgtgtgtgtgagatcaAGCTTTAACATATTATCTGATGACACCATTTTTGGGGGTATTTTAGTCGATAGTCAAATTCTCATGTCATTCCATGTTGAGTGTTTATTTTGTAAGATTTTAAGCCTTCTTAGGTCAACTGAGTAGCGAGCAAGTAACACGGGACCATTAACACACCGGTTTATTTCATGTGCAGGCGACAATGACTTCCTTAAACCCCATGGTGAACAGCTCATAGAGTCATTTGTGGATCCATTCATTATACGTCACCCAAAGGGCCACACGGTCCCAAGGCTCGTTGGTAAGCTCTCATATTTCCatttgccaaagctcctctgaacggCGTAAATTTAGGCAGTGAATATCGATCCAGTTGTAGTGCTAGTTTTGATATTAAAAGAGTTCAGAAGAGATCAGTAGGTAAACTGTGAACATCAGATATTTGTGATTGGAGGCCACGGGATCACAAACTATAGCTGGAAAATAAACTGCAGTATTGCTCTTTCCATCTAATTCAGAGTTTGATATGTGAACCTGCTGAACATATTTCTGGATGGAAGAAATTTAAATAGCTCGTAGGGTTTAAGCGACCTGTCAGTTTCTTGGTTCACCGTTCTGCATCGATATGAACGCCCTATAAACTTTCTGATGTAAAATCACGCTTGTTGTTTTATGCAGATGAGACGAGTTTGGAAGTCATGTCCCGTTTCCTTGACAAGATGGAAAAGGAGATATCTGAACTTCCATCCGTCAAGGCTGAGGCCGAGGCTGAAGCAGCCGCTGATGTTGACGAAAAAGAAGTGTGCATCTGATACCACCTCAAGGATTAGTGCCTGAATACACATCAAATCAGTATATAGGCAAATCACACGGCTGTGACCTCCTTAGTTTTGTGTTGTTGCAAGTGTGTGAttatttattactccctccattcctaaatatttgtctttgtggagatttcaataagtgactacatacgtagcaaaatgagtgaatctacactctaaaatatgtttatatacatccgtatgtggtagccaTTTAAAATatctagaaaaacaaatatttaaaaacggagggagtactcaatAATGATAGCTATCGTCTAGCTTTTTGCCACTACTCCTTCACGTCCTATGGACCTAGTATATTTTCTCGTGTTGATACTGTATCTCTACAGTACTCTATTAACAAATAGGGCATTGCTACGCTGATATTTACATATTATCCGCCGCCCCGATGATCGTTGGATGGCCGAGCTGATAGCCGTCTGATGTAGTGTCCGCGCCCTGCATG
This window harbors:
- the LOC119355302 gene encoding esterase AGAP003155-like, with amino-acid sequence MGSLAGGVGARRPRFLCLHGFRTSGEIMRKQVVGKWPAEVTARLDLVFADAPFPAEGKSDVHGIFDPPYYEWFQFDKGFTEYRNFDKCLAYIEELMIKEGPFDGLMGFSQGSILSGALPGLQEQGLALTRVPKIKYLIIIGGAKFRSPAIADKAYANMIKIPSLHFLGDNDFLKPHGEQLIESFVDPFIIRHPKGHTVPRLVDETSLEVMSRFLDKMEKEISELPSVKAEAEAEAAADVDEKEVCI